GGTATCAGTGTGAGCTCACAGATTTCAATACAGATAGGCACAGAAATGAACACGGATATAAATGTGCAATGCTTATGCATATACACAAACATGTATTTCCTGGCTCTGTCCACTGAGGAGGCCTGGGAGTGGGGAGTACCTCAACAATGATGAAAATGCCTCCATGTGCTTTGCTGGGCCACTCCAGCTGACCCCAGAATTGGCTGTTTTTTCTATGGCTACCGGTATTTAAGGCTTGTTTGTGACTCCTTTCCTTGTTTTGATGCTGATGCAGAAaatttttttagctttattgaggtataattaacaaaGTTAAATGCAAAGTAGGTGTACAAACTTGATGTTTTGAAGGTGCTAGTTTTTATGGTGCTTGACATTTACCCTGGAAGGTGGGGAATGTTAGCGCCAGTTCACAGCTTGGGACACTGGGCTCATAGAGGGGAAATGACTTGTCTATGGCCACAGGGCAATGAGAGGTGGAGCAGACGGAGGTCACAGCTCTATGCTCTGATACTCTGAACACAGGACAACAGGGGCAAGGAGAAAGACAGGAATCCTTCAGAGTGGGTATGAGAGACCCAGGCCCTGAACGAGACACAAGGGGCAGGACATGGCAGGACAGAGCAGGAAATACAGAGCTCATGCCCGAGAGCTAGAGCCTGAGACTTCTGGGCAGCATCTCAGAACATCTATGAGCTGAGGGACCAGCTCTCCAGGGCACAGTCGTTGAAGCAGGGCTGGACATAGGGCTGTGACTCAGTCCTCAGAATCCCCACTTTCTGCAGGGAACCACAGGACAGTGACAGCAGTGTTGACAGGCAGAAGTTCAGCTTAATTTTAACCTCTTTTTGtgttactaattttttaattgataattgataataattatacataattatgGGGTATAATGTTATATTtcaatgcatgtatatatactgtAATGACCAAATTAGGATAGTTACCACAtccatcactttaaacatttatcatttctttgtagtgacaacattcaaaaatctttttttaagtaTCTTAAAATATACACTACATTGTTATTTGCTAAGTGGcaaacaggtatgtgaaaaattgttcgacatcactaatcatcagagtaaTGCAAACCTTCACCTCTTAATTGGCCCTTATCATCACCTGggccccaaccccaccccagctGGCAGCATTTCACAGGAAGGGACTTTCAGAAGAGCCAGCTCTGCCTGGATTGGCCCTTGTAGAAGTTGGGCCAGTGGGGAGGGTAAGGAACACAAGACTAATGCCTGCTCAGCTCCTGCAGCTGTGATAGCCTGAGGTCTAACACTCACCAGAGGGTTGGGTTGGCAGCAAAATGCCCTCTCTCCCACCCGCTTGCTTGTGGAACCTCCCATGCCAGCCTGGTCTGGAGGAAAATGAGTCCTAGCTTTCATATGGGGCTCGAGGGCAAGGGACAGATGGGGTTTGAGGTGAGGATGAGGACTTGAGTTATGCTAACAGCTTCCAGTTTGGGTCTCAGATTCTTAGAAGCCAAGTATAAGGACAAAGCCCCCAGTGCAGCAGGGAGACAGGATCTCAGGGCTTGGGGTTGGGGGACTCCTCTCAGTCCTAGGGGTTGGGGAACAAGCTCTGAGCAACCAGACCCAGACGGGTGAATTCCTGGAGAATGTGCTGCCATTGCCATGACCACCACCCGCCAGGTTTCTATTATACCCAGTCCTGGGGAGGGTGCACTATGTACATAGAATGATGTAAATATGAATGATATTCCATGGAGTTGACCAATTGACAGGTCTGTACCCTCAACTTTCCTTCCTACGGCAGATGTTGCTAATCAATCACAGTCTCTGCTCAGTCTGGAAAAGAGGCTCAGAGTCTGCTCCACATGAGGCCTCAGACAAGCCCTGCCCATTCCTCAGAGCTGGTATATGAAATGCCAAGTATCTGCTATCCATTGCTCTGACCTCCTGAAGCTTGTCAGAGACTATCTGGAAAAGACCAGTTCATTCCTTTATTGAGAGGGGAATACACTCTGTGACAATGCAAGGCCCTGAGCCCAGCAAGATCTCCAGCTGGAGATGCAGCTGGTTGGCTGTGACTCTGTACTGGCCCTTGATGAACCCTCGGGAAGCACAGGAGCGGCACCTCCAGTAGGCCTGGATGATGCGAACAGCATTGAGCACCTGGCAATAGCGCCTGCGGATGCGCCACATGCGGGCCTGGGACTGCAATGTGACTGCTGCCCACTCCTCCCGGGAGAAGGCCTCCAGCGCCGCCCGCCGCCTCTTCTCCAGAATCTTGGACAGTATCAGCCGCCACCAGCACTGAATGATGCAGGCACTGAGGGCCGCGTGCAACAGTGCCCG
Above is a window of Macaca thibetana thibetana isolate TM-01 chromosome 2, ASM2454274v1, whole genome shotgun sequence DNA encoding:
- the IQCF1 gene encoding IQ domain-containing protein F1 isoform X1 gives rise to the protein MEEKQPIKTEEPSKEDEPQQKETLTHLSLEAESKAEAKTPVLVETQRVDNANEKLEKPPENQKKLSDKDMVATKIQAWWRGTLVRRALLHAALSACIIQCWWRLILSKILEKRRRAALEAFSREEWAAVTLQSQARMWRIRRRYCQVLNAVRIIQAYWRCRSCASRGFIKGQYRVTANQLHLQLEILLGSGPCIVTECIPLSIKE
- the IQCF1 gene encoding IQ domain-containing protein F1 isoform X2; the protein is MAKTPVLVETQRVDNANEKLEKPPENQKKLSDKDMVATKIQAWWRGTLVRRALLHAALSACIIQCWWRLILSKILEKRRRAALEAFSREEWAAVTLQSQARMWRIRRRYCQVLNAVRIIQAYWRCRSCASRGFIKGQYRVTANQLHLQLEILLGSGPCIVTECIPLSIKE